The following proteins are encoded in a genomic region of Pangasianodon hypophthalmus isolate fPanHyp1 chromosome 26, fPanHyp1.pri, whole genome shotgun sequence:
- the LOC113524846 gene encoding rac guanine nucleotide exchange factor JJ isoform X1 produces MKTLLIFILCLISGTYVQTQDVESPMWPTQTNASSASTAQPDQNDSSAAVSGVSVFISVSAGLVFLAAAVITIYYIFKSKGLKTMAQSSKEIHDYENYQSKKYSNQSDSVNQNSNPQTNQSELVYQNLDNKTNQSYSVYQNPDPKTNHSESVYENPNPKTNQPESVYQNLHAKTNQPESVYQNLDPKTNQPESVYENPNSTNQIQTTRTQTPKSTNQNQSNKTRMAKPTNQNQSTRT; encoded by the exons ATGAAGAccctcctcatcttcatcctctgTCTGATCTCAG GGACTTATGTCCAAACCCAAGATGTTGAATCCCCCATGTGGCCAACTCAAACAAATGCATCATCTGCTTCGACAGCACAACCTGACCAAAACGACTCTTCTGCAG CTGTTTcaggtgtgtctgtgtttatctcAGTCAGTGCTGGTTTAGTCTTCttagctgctgctgtaattacAATCTACTACATATTCAAGTCCAAAG GTTTAAAAACAATGGCACAATCTTCCAAAGAG ATACATGATTATGAAAACTACCAATCAAAAAAAtattctaaccaatcagattcagtcAACCAGAACTCAAACCCCcaaaccaaccaatcagaattagtCTACCAGAACCTAGACAACAAAACCAACCAATCATATTCAGTCTACCAGAACCCAGACCCCAAAACCAACCATTCAGAATCAGTCTATGAGAACCCAAACCCCAAAACCAACCAACCAGAATCAGTCTACCAGAACTTGCACGCCAAAACCAACCAACCAGAATCAGTCTACCAGAACCTAGATCCCAAAACCAACCAACCAGAATCAGTCTATGAGAACCCAAATTCCACCAATCAGATTCAGACTACCAGAACCCAGACTCCAAAATCAACTAATCAGAATCAGTCTAACAAAACTCGGATGGCaaaaccaaccaatcagaatcagtcTACCAGAACCTAG
- the LOC113524846 gene encoding putative uncharacterized protein DDB_G0282133 isoform X2 yields MKTLLIFILCLISGTYVQTQDVESPMWPTQTNASSASTAQPDQNDSSAGLKTMAQSSKEIHDYENYQSKKYSNQSDSVNQNSNPQTNQSELVYQNLDNKTNQSYSVYQNPDPKTNHSESVYENPNPKTNQPESVYQNLHAKTNQPESVYQNLDPKTNQPESVYENPNSTNQIQTTRTQTPKSTNQNQSNKTRMAKPTNQNQSTRT; encoded by the exons ATGAAGAccctcctcatcttcatcctctgTCTGATCTCAG GGACTTATGTCCAAACCCAAGATGTTGAATCCCCCATGTGGCCAACTCAAACAAATGCATCATCTGCTTCGACAGCACAACCTGACCAAAACGACTCTTCTGCAG GTTTAAAAACAATGGCACAATCTTCCAAAGAG ATACATGATTATGAAAACTACCAATCAAAAAAAtattctaaccaatcagattcagtcAACCAGAACTCAAACCCCcaaaccaaccaatcagaattagtCTACCAGAACCTAGACAACAAAACCAACCAATCATATTCAGTCTACCAGAACCCAGACCCCAAAACCAACCATTCAGAATCAGTCTATGAGAACCCAAACCCCAAAACCAACCAACCAGAATCAGTCTACCAGAACTTGCACGCCAAAACCAACCAACCAGAATCAGTCTACCAGAACCTAGATCCCAAAACCAACCAACCAGAATCAGTCTATGAGAACCCAAATTCCACCAATCAGATTCAGACTACCAGAACCCAGACTCCAAAATCAACTAATCAGAATCAGTCTAACAAAACTCGGATGGCaaaaccaaccaatcagaatcagtcTACCAGAACCTAG
- the cdc37 gene encoding hsp90 co-chaperone Cdc37 has product MTTIDYSVWDHIEVSDDEDDTHPNIDTPSLFRWRHQARVERMEAFQKKGAELEKSLLEAKKKLSEAQRRVQELERASTDKAKKELEEAKTQEKQLRKEERSCEKKLEEHRREEKKMPWNVDTLSKEGFSKSVLNVKPEVKEETEDEKEQKHKTFVEKYEKQIKHFGMLRRWDDSQKYLSDNPHLVCEETANYLVIMCIDLEVEEKHALMEQVAHQTIVMQFILELAKSLKVDPRGCFRQFFSKIKTADQQYQDAFNDELESFKERVRGRAKIRIEKAMKEYEEEEKKKRLGPGGLDPVEVYDALPPEMQKCFDEKDIQMLQDAISKMDPTEAKYHMKRCIDSGLWVPNSRTDDDGEKEEEKEEEPQYEELKTGAAQ; this is encoded by the exons ATGACCACCATCGACTACAGCGTGTGGGATCATATCGAGGTGTCTGACGATGAAGATGATACTCACCCCAATATCGACACACCCAGCCTGTTCCGGTGGAGACACCag GCTCGAGTGGAGCGAATGGAGGCTTTCCAGAAGAAAGGGGCAGAGCTAGAGAAGAGCCTATTAGAGGCCAAGAAGAAGCTGTCGGAGGCTCAGCGCAGGGTGCAGGAGCTGGAGCGGGCGAGTACGGACAAGGCCAAGAAGGAGCTAGAGGAGGCCAAGACCCAGGAGAAGCAGCTGCGCAAGGAGGAGAGGAGCTGTGAGAAGAAGTTGGAGGAGCACCgcagagaggagaagaagatgCCCTGGAATGTAGATACTCTCAGCAAGGAAGGATTTAGCAAA aGCGTGTTGAACGTAAAGCCGGAGGTGAAGGAGGAGACGGAGGACGAAAAGGAGCAGAAGCACAAGACCTTTGTGGAGAAGTATGAGAAACAGATAAAGCACTTTG gaatgCTGCGGCGTTGGGATGACAGTCAGAAGTACCTGTCTGATAACCCTCACCTGGTGTGTGAGGAGACGGCAAACTACCTGGTTATCATGTGCATTGAcctggaggtggaggag aaacaTGCTCTCATGGAGCAGGTGGCCCATCAGACCATCGTTATGCAGTTCATCCTGGAACTCGCTAAAAGCCTGAAGGTCGACCCCCGAGGCTGCTTCCGCCAGTTCTTCTCCAAGATCAAG acggCAGATCAGCAGTATCAGGATGCCTTTAATGATGAGCTGGAGTCGTTTAAGGAGCGCGTCCGTGGCCGGGCGAAGATCCGCATCGAGAAAGCCATGAAAGAgtatgaggaggaggagaagaaaaaacgCCTCGGACCTGGAGGTCTCGACCCTGTGGAGGTGTATGACGCCCTGCCTCcg GAAATGCAGAAGTGCTTTGATGAGAAAGACATCCAGATGTTACAGGATGCCATCAGCAAAATGGACCCAACG gaggcgAAGTACCACATGAAGCGCTGCATCGATTCGGGTCTGTGGGTGCCGAATTCACGGACAGACGATgacggagagaaagaggaggagaaggaggaggagcctCAGTatgaggaactgaagacaggAGCTGCTCAGtga
- the LOC113524840 gene encoding vascular cell adhesion protein 1 isoform X1 — MELCVFSSLLTVLCVGLYGKSTYADKRNITQPLNEALSVTEGKPLMINCSADGNPSPHYNWTLPNNTTISNSSIYISSVRKEDQGQYICTTYNDVGQATRTVNVTVIACTDLVVTPASLLKEYGDPAEVNCSIPSKPETGYVLGWESKTSQPQTDNETSVMWKVDSLTNWEEADGIMCYFTAGNTQCESNVTVTIYKRPDRVTLSSVSDEWVEGNQTELRCEIENVGPGHKLSVRWSRADPKHNNAFTQFNETSFPDLVNKTNNVSMTVNLTITPSREDDGVQYQCAAVLNVDQPPLNYTSQPLNVTVYYKPNITEPLNEALSVTEGKPLMLTCSADGNPSPHYDWTLLNNTTISNFSIHISSVRKEDQGQYICTAYNDVGQATRTVTVTVIAGHNPHFIYYIVAIIVMVVSAVVIAVCCTYYRRTRMGQYILKHLRSRRHNGYLDHNAEDQAQL, encoded by the exons ataAACGAAACATAACACAGCCTTTAAATGAGGCTCTATCAGTCACTGAAGGTAAACCCCTGATGATAAACTGTTCAGCAGATGGAAACCCCAGCCCTCATTATAACTGGACTTTACCTAATAACACAACCATCTCAAACTCCTCCATCTACATCAGCAGTGTCCGTAAAGAAGACCAGGGTCAGTACATCTGCACCACCTACAATGACGTGGGCCAGGCAACAAGGACTGTGAATGTAACGGTTATAG CATGTACAGATCTTGTTGTCACTCCGGCGTCTCTGCTGAAGGAGTATGGAGACCCTGCTGAAGTGAACTGCTCCATACCGAGCAAACCTGAGACAGGTTACGTGCTGGGCTGGGAGTCTAAAACATCACAGCCACAGACAGACAATGAGACGAGTGTGATGTGGAAGGTGGACAGTCTGACGAATTGGGAGGAAGCTGACGGAATCATGTGTTACTTCACAGCGGGAAATACTCAGTGTGAGAGTAATGTAACTGTCACCATTTACA AGAGGCCAGACAGGGTTACACTGAGCTCTGTGTCTGACGAGTGGGTAGAGGGAAATCAGACAGAGCTGAGGTGTGAGATTGAAAACGTTGGTCCTGGACATAAACTCAGTGTACGCTGGAGCAGAGCGGATCCGAAGCACAACAATGCTTTCACACAATTCAATGAAACGTCATTCCCAGACTTGgtaaataagacaaacaacGTGAGCATGACAGTGAACTTAACCATTACGCCCAGCCGTGAGGATGATGGAGTGCAGTATCAGTGTGCAGCAGTGCTGAATGTGGACCAACCACCGCTCAACTACACATCACAACCACTCAACGTCACTGTATACT ataaACCAAACATAACAGAGCCTTTAAATGAGGCTCTGTCAGTCACTGAAGGTAAACCCCTGATGCTAACCTGTTCAGCAGATGGAAACCCCAGCCCTCATTATGACTGGACTTTACTTAATAACACAACCATCTCAAACTTCTCCATCCACATCAGCAGTGTCCGTAAAGAAGACCAGGGTCAGTACATCTGCACCGCCTACAATGACGTGGGCCAGGCAACAAGGACTGTGACTGTAACGGTTATAG CTGGCCACAATCCACACTTCATTTACTATATAGTGGCCATTATAGTGATGGTGGTGTCAGCTGTGGTCATCGCTGTGTGCTGCACGTATTACCGACGCACACGCATGGGTCAGTACATCCTGAAGCATCTGAGATCCCGCAGGCACAACGGCTATTTGGACCACAATGCTGAAGACCAAGCACAACTGTAG
- the LOC113524840 gene encoding vascular cell adhesion protein 1 isoform X2 yields MELCVFSSLLTVLCVGLYGKSTYAACTDLVVTPASLLKEYGDPAEVNCSIPSKPETGYVLGWESKTSQPQTDNETSVMWKVDSLTNWEEADGIMCYFTAGNTQCESNVTVTIYKRPDRVTLSSVSDEWVEGNQTELRCEIENVGPGHKLSVRWSRADPKHNNAFTQFNETSFPDLVNKTNNVSMTVNLTITPSREDDGVQYQCAAVLNVDQPPLNYTSQPLNVTVYYKPNITEPLNEALSVTEGKPLMLTCSADGNPSPHYDWTLLNNTTISNFSIHISSVRKEDQGQYICTAYNDVGQATRTVTVTVIAGHNPHFIYYIVAIIVMVVSAVVIAVCCTYYRRTRMGQYILKHLRSRRHNGYLDHNAEDQAQL; encoded by the exons CATGTACAGATCTTGTTGTCACTCCGGCGTCTCTGCTGAAGGAGTATGGAGACCCTGCTGAAGTGAACTGCTCCATACCGAGCAAACCTGAGACAGGTTACGTGCTGGGCTGGGAGTCTAAAACATCACAGCCACAGACAGACAATGAGACGAGTGTGATGTGGAAGGTGGACAGTCTGACGAATTGGGAGGAAGCTGACGGAATCATGTGTTACTTCACAGCGGGAAATACTCAGTGTGAGAGTAATGTAACTGTCACCATTTACA AGAGGCCAGACAGGGTTACACTGAGCTCTGTGTCTGACGAGTGGGTAGAGGGAAATCAGACAGAGCTGAGGTGTGAGATTGAAAACGTTGGTCCTGGACATAAACTCAGTGTACGCTGGAGCAGAGCGGATCCGAAGCACAACAATGCTTTCACACAATTCAATGAAACGTCATTCCCAGACTTGgtaaataagacaaacaacGTGAGCATGACAGTGAACTTAACCATTACGCCCAGCCGTGAGGATGATGGAGTGCAGTATCAGTGTGCAGCAGTGCTGAATGTGGACCAACCACCGCTCAACTACACATCACAACCACTCAACGTCACTGTATACT ataaACCAAACATAACAGAGCCTTTAAATGAGGCTCTGTCAGTCACTGAAGGTAAACCCCTGATGCTAACCTGTTCAGCAGATGGAAACCCCAGCCCTCATTATGACTGGACTTTACTTAATAACACAACCATCTCAAACTTCTCCATCCACATCAGCAGTGTCCGTAAAGAAGACCAGGGTCAGTACATCTGCACCGCCTACAATGACGTGGGCCAGGCAACAAGGACTGTGACTGTAACGGTTATAG CTGGCCACAATCCACACTTCATTTACTATATAGTGGCCATTATAGTGATGGTGGTGTCAGCTGTGGTCATCGCTGTGTGCTGCACGTATTACCGACGCACACGCATGGGTCAGTACATCCTGAAGCATCTGAGATCCCGCAGGCACAACGGCTATTTGGACCACAATGCTGAAGACCAAGCACAACTGTAG